In one Steroidobacteraceae bacterium genomic region, the following are encoded:
- the otsB gene encoding trehalose-phosphatase — MPEKPSSCGRTVPATDLSGTALFLDVDGTLLRIRATPDAVVADPSLVSLLLQLTGRLEGALALVSGRSGDQLDRLFAPARFAVAAEHGNWRRDGSGRVHQLRRLPLPMAAYSAMRALVTADTRLLLEVKDASLALHYRRASERRCELRRYMQRLAGALAPDHSLVNGKMVSELRPAGVNKGSAIAQFMREPPFAGRRPVFVGDDLTDEDGFAVVNACGGVSAHVGRRKFTAARYQFSSVAAVRAWLEISLRELVGPTTITGATVRGH, encoded by the coding sequence AGCTCCTGCGGGCGTACGGTTCCTGCGACTGATCTTTCAGGTACAGCCCTGTTCCTTGATGTGGACGGCACACTCCTGCGGATTCGAGCAACGCCCGACGCAGTCGTGGCCGATCCATCGCTTGTATCATTGTTGTTGCAGCTTACAGGCAGGCTTGAAGGTGCCCTCGCGCTGGTGAGTGGCCGATCGGGAGATCAGCTTGATCGGCTATTCGCGCCCGCGAGGTTTGCCGTTGCCGCTGAGCACGGCAATTGGCGCCGTGACGGGAGTGGTCGAGTGCATCAACTTCGCAGGTTGCCACTACCGATGGCGGCATATAGCGCTATGCGCGCGCTCGTTACTGCAGACACCCGTCTGCTGTTGGAAGTGAAAGACGCCTCGCTCGCCTTGCATTACCGGCGTGCCTCGGAACGAAGGTGCGAGTTGCGTCGATACATGCAGCGACTCGCGGGCGCTCTGGCTCCAGATCACAGTCTCGTGAATGGCAAGATGGTCAGCGAGTTGCGACCCGCGGGCGTCAACAAGGGCTCAGCAATTGCGCAATTCATGCGCGAACCACCCTTCGCCGGTCGTCGCCCGGTATTCGTCGGCGATGATTTGACCGATGAAGACGGTTTTGCTGTTGTAAACGCATGCGGTGGAGTGTCGGCGCACGTCGGTCGGCGCAAATTCACCGCGGCAAGATATCAGTTCTCCAGTGTTGCGGCTGTTCGCGCCTGGTTGGAGATATCGCTGCGAGAACTGGTGGGACCAACCACGATAACTGGCGCCACGGTTCGAGGTCACTAG